One part of the Pandoraea faecigallinarum genome encodes these proteins:
- a CDS encoding LysR family transcriptional regulator → MNTLKNMRIFVRVADGASFAGAARALDMTTPQVSKAISELEAHLRTRLLHRTTRKLALTDAGRRYLARCRDIIALVDVSEAEAGAASAAPSGTLRLHAPASFGQVFVVPALARFLEQYPDVEADLLLSSRVPDLLEENIDVSLRLAASQLPDSGLVSARICRMASVLCASPQYLAEHGTPASLDALAQHTRVRLNAPHYTVERWLFDGPGGPVKLPIPQARLRVNTADSLTAALVSGCGVAPVPLLSALAALRNGSLVRVLPEYELQGTDVYALYASRRYLDAKVKTWIEFLRAFVEQVLAAPDAAAIAQLPQSAGR, encoded by the coding sequence ATGAACACATTGAAGAACATGCGGATCTTCGTGCGCGTGGCCGACGGCGCCAGCTTTGCCGGGGCCGCCCGCGCGCTCGACATGACCACGCCTCAAGTATCGAAGGCCATTTCCGAGCTTGAAGCGCACCTGCGAACCCGCTTGCTGCATCGCACGACGCGCAAGCTTGCGCTCACTGACGCGGGCAGGCGCTATCTGGCCCGCTGCCGGGACATCATCGCGTTGGTGGATGTCTCGGAGGCCGAGGCCGGCGCCGCGAGCGCCGCACCAAGCGGCACACTGCGCCTGCACGCGCCCGCGAGCTTCGGACAGGTATTCGTGGTTCCCGCGCTGGCGCGTTTTCTGGAGCAGTACCCGGACGTCGAGGCGGACCTGCTGTTGTCCTCGCGCGTACCCGACCTGCTGGAGGAGAACATCGACGTCTCGCTGCGTCTGGCGGCGTCGCAACTGCCGGACTCCGGACTGGTATCGGCGCGTATTTGCCGCATGGCGTCGGTATTGTGCGCCTCGCCGCAATACCTTGCGGAGCACGGAACGCCCGCCTCGCTCGACGCTCTGGCGCAGCACACGCGCGTCAGGCTGAACGCGCCGCACTACACCGTGGAGCGTTGGCTTTTCGACGGGCCGGGCGGCCCGGTGAAGTTGCCGATTCCGCAGGCGCGCCTGCGAGTCAATACCGCGGACTCGCTGACGGCGGCGCTTGTGAGCGGTTGCGGCGTGGCCCCGGTGCCCCTGCTTTCCGCGCTGGCGGCATTGCGCAACGGCTCGCTCGTTCGTGTGCTGCCCGAATACGAATTGCAGGGAACGGACGTGTATGCACTCTACGCCTCGCGACGCTATCTCGATGCGAAGGTCAAGACGTGGATCGAGTTTCTCCGGGCGTTTGTCGAGCAGGTGCTCGCGGCGCCAGACGCCGCGGCGATAGCGCAGCTACCGCAATCAGCAGGCCGATAA
- a CDS encoding MarR family winged helix-turn-helix transcriptional regulator, producing MTSLESLRFVFTSHLLLAGKQWRQLSQGAIVEYGISAASAGPLLFIRRLGQGVRQVELAEYVGLEGASLVRLLDQLCAAGLVVREVDASDRRANALRLTAAGDALAGKLELELSQLRAKVFANIPREDFEAVLRVFDTLNRAADPEGSMLAMELPKK from the coding sequence ATGACCTCCTTGGAATCGCTCCGCTTCGTGTTCACCAGCCATTTGTTGCTGGCGGGCAAACAGTGGCGTCAGTTATCGCAGGGCGCGATCGTCGAATACGGAATTTCCGCGGCGAGCGCAGGCCCGTTGTTGTTCATCCGCCGTCTTGGCCAGGGTGTGCGTCAGGTCGAGCTTGCCGAGTATGTCGGTCTCGAAGGCGCGTCGCTCGTGCGCCTGCTCGATCAGTTGTGCGCCGCCGGGCTGGTGGTGCGTGAAGTCGATGCCAGCGACCGCCGTGCCAACGCGCTGCGTCTGACCGCGGCCGGCGATGCGCTCGCCGGGAAGCTCGAACTCGAACTCAGTCAATTGCGCGCCAAGGTATTCGCGAACATCCCCCGGGAAGATTTCGAGGCGGTGTTGCGCGTGTTCGATACGCTCAACCGCGCGGCCGACCCGGAGGGGTCCATGCTCGCGATGGAGCTTCCCAAGAAGTAA
- a CDS encoding DUF4148 domain-containing protein, which yields MNKNLLAAVALVGLSAVAASAFAADQSSGVTREHVRAELQAARELGLSPVTEFNFPYTYEQSVQLQKRTAEIEAARHAAVPQAPMAN from the coding sequence ATGAACAAGAACCTGTTGGCTGCCGTTGCGCTGGTTGGCCTGAGCGCTGTCGCCGCCTCGGCTTTTGCTGCCGATCAATCGAGTGGTGTGACCCGTGAACATGTGCGTGCCGAATTGCAAGCCGCACGCGAGCTTGGTCTTTCGCCGGTGACGGAATTCAATTTCCCGTACACCTATGAGCAGTCGGTGCAGTTGCAAAAACGTACGGCCGAAATTGAAGCTGCGCGGCACGCCGCTGTTCCGCAGGCCCCGATGGCAAACTAA
- a CDS encoding LysR family transcriptional regulator — MRRLNLDQLHTFSEVIDAGSFSAAAARLDLSQPAVSLQVRQLEQRLNVRLIERVGKRLKPTSAGQSLLEHARRIDAAVEDTMQALTSHARGVAGEVAIGTGATACIHLLPPMLRAMRKRYPSLDIRVSTGNTDDVVSAVTENRLDIGLVTLPAAGRSLHVKPVLRDDFVAIAPAGDREWAQELSPHALAAAPMVAFEAGSSTRLLIDEWFLQAGLRVRPVMALGSIEAIKEMVAAGLGYGIVPRMSVNAVHCRRGLRISALTPALSRTLAIVVRKDKPLTPGLRKVLSALEALGCDV, encoded by the coding sequence ATGCGTCGCCTGAATCTGGATCAGCTTCACACATTTTCCGAGGTGATCGACGCGGGCAGTTTCTCCGCGGCCGCCGCTCGCCTCGATTTGTCGCAGCCCGCCGTGAGCCTTCAAGTCCGCCAGTTGGAGCAGCGCCTGAACGTCAGACTCATCGAGCGTGTCGGCAAGCGGCTCAAGCCGACCTCGGCGGGGCAGAGCTTGCTGGAGCATGCGCGCCGCATCGACGCCGCCGTCGAAGACACCATGCAGGCGCTCACGAGCCACGCACGCGGCGTTGCGGGCGAAGTCGCAATCGGCACGGGCGCCACCGCGTGCATCCATTTGCTGCCGCCGATGCTGCGCGCCATGCGCAAACGCTACCCGTCGCTCGACATTCGCGTGAGCACCGGCAACACGGACGACGTCGTGAGCGCCGTGACGGAGAACCGGCTCGACATCGGTCTGGTCACGCTGCCCGCTGCTGGGCGCAGCCTGCACGTCAAACCGGTCTTGCGCGACGACTTCGTTGCCATCGCACCGGCGGGCGATCGCGAATGGGCGCAGGAACTCTCACCGCACGCGCTGGCCGCCGCGCCCATGGTCGCGTTCGAAGCCGGCAGCAGCACGCGGCTGCTGATCGACGAGTGGTTCCTGCAGGCGGGACTGCGCGTGCGCCCCGTGATGGCGTTGGGCAGTATCGAGGCTATTAAGGAGATGGTGGCTGCCGGCCTGGGCTATGGCATCGTGCCGCGCATGTCGGTCAACGCGGTTCATTGCCGCCGCGGATTGCGTATATCTGCACTGACGCCGGCATTATCCAGAACGCTGGCGATCGTCGTGCGGAAAGATAAACCGCTTACGCCGGGATTGCGAAAAGTCCTGTCGGCATTGGAGGCATTGGGCTGCGACGTGTGA
- a CDS encoding HlyD family secretion protein, protein MKLKLRSLGPVVLTLAVSCVAIYVLLHLWDYYTVAPWTRDGRIRADIVQVAPDVSGLITDVEVKDNQQVHRGDLLFVIDRDRYTLAVQQAEANAAAQRASLAQARRENARNRQLTEVVAKEVVEAGQAKVESLEAAVAQADAAVRLARLNLERTRVLAPADGYLNDRLPRVGDYVSTGRPVLSMVDANSLHVEGYFEETKMRGIHIGDKVEIRLMGEHHVLHGHVQSIVAGIEDRDRTSGASMLPNINPTFNWVRLAQRIPVRIALDDVPKDMRLVAGRTATVSVVQDKDPSGKPKAASQSGGATPAKATSLAAGPQGDARTAQAGERQ, encoded by the coding sequence ATGAAACTGAAACTTCGCTCTCTGGGCCCCGTCGTCCTGACGCTTGCCGTCTCCTGCGTCGCGATCTACGTGCTGCTGCATCTGTGGGACTACTACACCGTCGCCCCGTGGACGCGTGACGGCCGCATTCGTGCCGACATCGTGCAGGTCGCGCCCGACGTGTCCGGTCTCATTACCGATGTCGAAGTCAAGGACAACCAGCAGGTCCACCGTGGCGATCTGCTGTTCGTCATCGACCGCGATCGGTACACGCTCGCGGTGCAGCAGGCCGAAGCCAACGCCGCCGCGCAACGCGCCTCGCTCGCGCAGGCGCGTCGTGAGAACGCGCGCAATCGTCAGTTGACGGAAGTCGTCGCGAAGGAAGTCGTCGAAGCCGGTCAGGCGAAAGTCGAGTCTCTCGAAGCCGCCGTCGCGCAGGCCGACGCCGCCGTGCGCCTCGCCAGACTCAACCTCGAACGCACGCGTGTGCTCGCACCGGCAGACGGCTACCTGAACGATCGGCTGCCGCGCGTGGGCGACTACGTGAGCACGGGCCGTCCGGTACTGTCGATGGTCGATGCCAACTCGCTGCATGTCGAAGGGTACTTCGAGGAAACGAAGATGCGCGGCATCCATATCGGCGACAAGGTGGAGATTCGCCTGATGGGCGAGCACCATGTGCTGCACGGCCACGTGCAAAGCATCGTGGCCGGCATCGAAGACCGCGACCGCACCAGCGGCGCGTCGATGCTTCCGAACATCAACCCGACGTTCAACTGGGTACGTCTCGCCCAGCGCATTCCGGTGCGTATCGCGCTCGACGACGTGCCCAAGGACATGCGCCTCGTTGCCGGCCGCACGGCGACGGTGAGCGTCGTGCAGGACAAAGACCCGAGCGGCAAGCCGAAAGCGGCATCGCAATCCGGCGGCGCAACGCCCGCGAAGGCAACGTCGCTGGCCGCCGGGCCGCAAGGCGACGCGCGCACTGCACAGGCGGGAGAGCGCCAGTGA
- a CDS encoding autoinducer binding domain-containing protein, with protein sequence MRKSFALHVKWHCCFIGQIYSPQRAKLRLQCANIGIPPAIIENVQLAMHHNLYRYEGLLGARSVEALDAEFQKLTQTLEYDALFYAPLLPRREREAAAFQMDDQFISAQGLPSRHIFTTFPPAWIERYQSAGYAEVDPVLVAANLSPLPILWRTFLTQKRPHPIFADARAHGLGCGVSIPIYGAAGERAIFSAATGKSPEESAELEARMIGEIYLTALYFHQAIQQLDMQWVASRSTGKLSPREIESLLWAARGKTAWEIGLILKISEHTVTFHINNAKRKLGAVNRHQAIAAAISTGLISP encoded by the coding sequence ATGCGAAAATCATTCGCACTCCACGTGAAATGGCATTGTTGTTTTATTGGGCAAATTTACTCCCCGCAAAGGGCAAAGCTCAGACTACAATGCGCGAATATCGGCATTCCACCGGCAATTATTGAGAACGTGCAACTCGCAATGCATCACAATCTTTATCGATACGAGGGGCTGCTAGGTGCCCGGTCGGTCGAGGCGCTGGACGCCGAGTTTCAGAAACTGACGCAAACGCTGGAATACGATGCGTTGTTCTATGCCCCGCTATTGCCGCGCCGTGAACGCGAGGCCGCTGCGTTTCAGATGGACGATCAGTTCATTTCCGCGCAAGGTTTGCCGAGCCGTCATATCTTCACGACATTTCCGCCGGCCTGGATCGAGCGTTATCAGAGTGCGGGATACGCCGAAGTGGACCCGGTGCTCGTGGCGGCGAATCTGTCGCCGCTGCCGATCCTTTGGCGAACGTTCCTGACGCAAAAGCGCCCCCATCCGATCTTCGCGGACGCACGTGCGCACGGACTGGGCTGCGGGGTGTCGATTCCGATCTATGGGGCGGCGGGCGAGCGCGCGATATTCAGCGCCGCGACGGGGAAATCGCCGGAGGAATCGGCCGAACTCGAAGCACGCATGATCGGGGAGATCTATCTGACGGCGTTATATTTCCATCAGGCGATTCAGCAACTGGACATGCAATGGGTGGCGAGCCGAAGCACCGGCAAGCTCAGTCCGCGCGAGATCGAAAGTCTGCTGTGGGCGGCACGCGGCAAAACGGCCTGGGAAATCGGTTTGATTCTGAAAATCTCCGAGCACACCGTGACGTTTCACATCAATAACGCCAAGCGCAAACTGGGCGCCGTCAACCGGCATCAGGCGATTGCCGCCGCGATCAGCACCGGCCTGATTTCGCCCTGA
- a CDS encoding FUSC family protein, with protein sequence MLTWPSSRDWIFSIKAFLASMLALYIALALGLPRPYWAMATVYIVSHPLTGATRSKALYRVLGTLLGAAAAIAFVPALVDTPELLMAAVGVWTGTLLYISLLHRSPRSYVFLLASYTLPLIALPAVNTPSGIFDIAIARAEEIILGIVCASVVGAVILPTSVAKVLHDRSSRWLVDAARWTTDMLSADPEGKATRHMSRHRMAADILALDQLISQLSYDADTSERVRDAQELRGRMTMMMPVLSTVASLVHALRRHPKGAPEALEAKMAEVVAWLRRGAPSPAPAHLLKPPHSAGEASDWYGALVAATEDRLRSLVQLWQDCASLQRRFGQPDGAPEWVPAFPYWQLGGARHYDHGLLLFSTVSAALCTFLMGMAWVYTGWNDGASAVSLGAVACCFFAAMDEPAPFIRSFFWATAVCVVFAAVYVFFILTNAHDFGLLVALFAVPYLLLGTFIPQPRFTMVAMLVAVNTASFVGIQGGYSADFPAFFNSNLAGLAGVLFALLWTLQTRPFGTRVAMRRLIHSSWRDIAKNAVGRSVSEHNRLRARLLDRLGQLVPRLAASESETSSDGFTEVRVELSALALQRELPHLNPSQRHAVEAALTDVARFYQARLDDPARQPDATTLQDKLLGAVRSLVAHSDQTSRSARASLMDIHVALFPATTTGSAQ encoded by the coding sequence GTGCTTACCTGGCCATCCTCACGCGACTGGATTTTTTCGATCAAGGCGTTCCTCGCCTCGATGCTGGCGCTCTACATCGCGCTCGCTCTCGGCCTGCCGCGCCCTTACTGGGCGATGGCAACGGTCTACATCGTTTCGCATCCGCTCACCGGCGCGACGCGCTCCAAGGCGCTGTATCGCGTTCTCGGCACGCTGCTTGGCGCCGCCGCCGCCATCGCCTTCGTGCCCGCGCTCGTCGATACCCCCGAACTGCTGATGGCCGCCGTCGGCGTCTGGACGGGCACGCTGCTCTATATCTCGTTACTGCATCGCTCGCCGCGCAGCTATGTGTTTCTGCTCGCGTCGTACACGCTGCCGCTGATCGCCTTGCCTGCGGTGAATACGCCGTCGGGCATTTTCGATATCGCCATTGCGCGCGCCGAAGAGATCATTCTCGGTATCGTGTGCGCGAGCGTGGTCGGCGCCGTGATCCTGCCCACGAGCGTGGCCAAAGTGTTGCACGACCGCTCGTCGCGCTGGCTCGTCGACGCCGCGCGCTGGACCACCGACATGCTCTCCGCGGATCCGGAAGGCAAGGCCACGCGCCACATGAGCCGTCACCGCATGGCGGCCGACATCCTCGCGCTCGACCAGCTGATCAGCCAGTTGTCCTACGACGCCGACACGTCCGAGCGGGTGCGCGACGCGCAGGAACTGCGCGGACGCATGACGATGATGATGCCGGTGCTCTCGACGGTGGCCTCGCTCGTACACGCGCTGCGCCGACACCCGAAGGGCGCGCCCGAAGCGCTCGAAGCGAAGATGGCCGAGGTCGTGGCATGGCTGCGTCGCGGCGCCCCCTCGCCCGCGCCCGCCCACCTGCTCAAGCCGCCGCATTCCGCCGGCGAGGCCTCGGACTGGTACGGCGCACTGGTCGCGGCAACGGAAGACCGTCTACGCTCGCTGGTGCAGCTCTGGCAGGATTGCGCCTCGCTGCAACGCCGGTTCGGTCAGCCGGACGGCGCCCCCGAATGGGTCCCCGCCTTCCCATACTGGCAACTGGGCGGCGCGCGCCACTACGATCACGGCCTGTTGTTGTTCTCGACCGTCTCCGCCGCGCTATGCACGTTCCTCATGGGCATGGCCTGGGTCTACACCGGCTGGAACGACGGCGCATCCGCCGTCTCGCTCGGCGCAGTCGCCTGTTGCTTCTTCGCGGCGATGGACGAGCCCGCACCGTTCATCCGCTCGTTTTTCTGGGCGACGGCGGTGTGCGTGGTGTTCGCGGCCGTCTATGTCTTCTTCATTCTGACGAACGCGCACGACTTCGGTCTGCTCGTCGCTCTCTTCGCCGTGCCGTATCTGCTGCTCGGCACCTTCATTCCGCAGCCGCGCTTCACCATGGTTGCGATGCTCGTGGCCGTGAACACTGCGAGTTTCGTCGGCATTCAGGGCGGATACAGCGCCGACTTCCCGGCTTTCTTCAACAGCAACCTTGCAGGTCTCGCCGGGGTGCTGTTCGCCCTGCTGTGGACGTTGCAGACGCGCCCGTTCGGCACGCGCGTGGCCATGCGCCGCCTGATCCATTCGAGCTGGCGCGACATTGCGAAGAATGCGGTGGGACGCTCGGTCAGCGAGCACAACCGCCTGCGTGCGCGCCTGCTCGACCGGCTGGGGCAACTGGTGCCGCGTCTGGCGGCAAGCGAGAGCGAGACATCGAGCGACGGCTTCACGGAAGTGCGCGTCGAGCTCTCGGCCCTCGCATTGCAACGCGAACTGCCGCATCTGAATCCATCGCAGCGCCATGCCGTCGAGGCCGCGCTTACCGACGTGGCGCGCTTCTATCAGGCGCGTCTCGACGACCCGGCGCGCCAACCGGACGCCACCACGCTGCAAGACAAACTGCTGGGCGCGGTGCGCTCGCTTGTGGCCCATAGCGATCAGACTTCGCGCAGTGCGCGCGCGTCGCTCATGGACATCCACGTCGCGCTGTTCCCCGCCACCACAACCGGGAGTGCTCAATGA
- a CDS encoding efflux transporter outer membrane subunit: MSAVAAAAALVAGCTTVGPDYHLPDRAAMRSPEANGALVDGSQQAVANAVSIEAVPEDWWKLYDDPKLDALVRQALAANTNVRVALANVQRAVAMYHEVESENLPQGGVQAEALRAQISGESLLQEEKLPVANLAVATLGISYQIDFFGKLARADEAALAAAQASQAALDVARVSVAAETVRAYLQGCAANHEYDIANEQLKLQERSVAITRKLVDAGRNQPTDLLRAQAQADTLRAALPHFRAQHEAAAYRLAVMLGKVPGTLDADAAQCRRIPQLAQPLPLGDGTALLKRRPDVRQAERELASATARIGVATADLYPSIRIGASIGANGLLEHFGQGRTEQWTLGPMISWSLPTNGVRAHIKGMEAGADAALAHFDGVVLKAVQETKTSLSAYLRELQRDAALRDARDKSRAAAEQNHKLYQAGRAPYLTSLDAERTHASAQAALAASETQVAMDQVNLFLALGGGWQSSHSGAGAHDDVPNESHAESATHPH; this comes from the coding sequence ATGAGCGCCGTGGCCGCCGCTGCCGCGCTCGTCGCCGGATGCACGACGGTCGGCCCCGATTATCACCTGCCGGATCGCGCGGCGATGCGTTCACCCGAGGCGAATGGCGCACTTGTCGACGGCTCGCAACAAGCCGTGGCGAACGCCGTCTCCATCGAGGCGGTGCCCGAAGACTGGTGGAAACTGTACGACGATCCCAAGCTCGACGCGCTCGTGAGGCAGGCGCTCGCCGCCAACACGAACGTGCGGGTGGCGCTTGCGAACGTGCAGCGCGCCGTGGCGATGTATCACGAAGTGGAATCGGAGAATCTGCCGCAGGGCGGCGTGCAGGCCGAGGCGCTGCGCGCCCAGATTTCGGGCGAGAGTCTTCTGCAGGAAGAGAAACTGCCGGTGGCCAACCTCGCGGTCGCCACGCTCGGTATTTCGTATCAGATCGATTTCTTTGGCAAGCTCGCACGTGCCGACGAAGCGGCACTCGCTGCCGCGCAGGCAAGTCAGGCCGCGCTGGACGTCGCCCGTGTGAGCGTGGCGGCCGAAACCGTGCGCGCATACCTGCAAGGCTGCGCCGCCAATCATGAATACGACATCGCCAACGAACAACTGAAGTTGCAGGAGCGCAGTGTCGCCATTACCCGCAAGCTCGTCGACGCCGGTCGCAACCAGCCGACCGATCTGCTGAGGGCACAGGCGCAGGCGGACACGCTGCGCGCCGCGCTTCCCCACTTCCGCGCGCAGCACGAAGCCGCTGCCTATCGGCTCGCCGTGATGCTCGGCAAGGTGCCCGGCACGCTCGACGCCGACGCGGCGCAATGCCGTCGCATCCCCCAACTCGCGCAACCGCTGCCGCTCGGCGACGGCACCGCGCTACTCAAGCGCCGCCCCGACGTGCGCCAGGCCGAACGCGAACTGGCGTCGGCCACGGCCAGGATCGGTGTGGCAACCGCGGATCTTTACCCGTCGATCCGTATTGGTGCGTCGATTGGCGCGAACGGGTTGCTGGAACACTTCGGGCAAGGGCGTACGGAACAGTGGACGCTCGGGCCGATGATCTCGTGGTCGCTACCGACCAACGGCGTGCGTGCGCACATCAAGGGTATGGAAGCCGGTGCGGACGCCGCGCTCGCGCATTTCGACGGCGTCGTGCTCAAGGCAGTACAGGAAACGAAAACGTCGCTCTCCGCTTACCTGCGCGAATTGCAGCGTGACGCGGCGTTGCGCGATGCTCGCGACAAATCGCGCGCCGCCGCCGAGCAGAATCACAAGCTCTATCAGGCAGGACGCGCGCCATATCTGACCAGCCTCGACGCCGAACGCACGCACGCGAGTGCGCAAGCGGCCCTGGCAGCGTCGGAGACGCAGGTCGCGATGGATCAGGTGAACCTGTTCCTGGCACTGGGAGGCGGATGGCAATCGAGCCATTCCGGTGCGGGCGCGCATGACGACGTGCCGAACGAATCCCACGCCGAGAGCGCCACGCACCCACATTGA
- a CDS encoding nitroreductase family protein codes for MTDINTRQADHPIDPQFVARWSPRAFKDETIPEATLLSFFEAARWAPSAYNAQPWRFVFARRGTPHWEQFVGFLNEFNQSWAKHAAAIVLVISKSTLTPPGSDKEVPASTHSFDAGAAWGYLALQASLSGWATHGLAGIEHDKIRNELDLPSKYKIEAAIAIGRPGGDVNALPEGLRAREVPSPREPLARIASEGRFAF; via the coding sequence ATGACCGATATCAACACCCGTCAGGCCGACCACCCGATCGACCCGCAGTTCGTCGCCCGCTGGTCGCCCCGTGCATTCAAGGATGAAACGATTCCCGAAGCCACGCTGCTGTCGTTCTTCGAAGCGGCCCGCTGGGCCCCGTCCGCCTACAACGCGCAGCCGTGGCGCTTCGTGTTCGCCCGCCGCGGCACGCCGCATTGGGAACAATTCGTCGGCTTTCTCAACGAGTTCAATCAGAGTTGGGCAAAACATGCCGCCGCCATCGTCCTCGTGATTTCGAAGTCGACACTCACGCCCCCGGGCAGCGACAAGGAAGTGCCCGCCTCGACCCATAGCTTCGATGCGGGCGCCGCGTGGGGTTACCTCGCGCTGCAAGCCTCGCTCTCGGGCTGGGCGACGCACGGTCTGGCCGGCATCGAGCACGACAAGATCCGCAACGAACTCGATCTGCCGTCGAAGTACAAGATCGAAGCGGCCATCGCCATCGGACGTCCGGGCGGCGACGTGAACGCCCTGCCCGAAGGTCTGCGCGCCCGCGAAGTGCCGAGCCCGCGCGAGCCGCTCGCCAGGATCGCATCGGAAGGCCGCTTTGCGTTCTGA
- a CDS encoding efflux transporter outer membrane subunit, with protein sequence MTKFRARLRGMTIGAACFFALLGGCTLAPTYERPAAPVPTTYEAVPPRGDAQLALAAPLSAQADWAEVFTDPQLQGLIRKALAQNRDLRLASLRVQEARALYGIEGANLLPGVQAGGAFSRQRYSGSAGLPEGTSSMPGGYVANDVRAIVGVSAFELDFFGRVRSLRDAALQEYLASEEAQRAAQVSLVAEVATAYIGLIAANEQSAYALKVLAAREAGMKVIRLRAERGLIDGLDLNTETTQVEVARAAFAERERQRSEIVHVLQVLTGDVATRPYTQTSLDSAFVVPVAAGLPSSLLMRRPDIRLAEARLRGANANIGAARAAFFPSIKLTTEIGTASSRFSDLFGAGTGVWSFLPQITVPIFEGGRNIQGLNLANVRKEMAVVSYERAIQTAFTEVNDALAAQQLLARQLEAQKRVSDGERERLHLAQRRYANGVASYLELLDAQRSEFQAAQQLIDVKQRVLINHVALYRALGGGWTPQTEAS encoded by the coding sequence ATGACGAAGTTTCGAGCCCGCCTGCGCGGGATGACCATTGGCGCGGCGTGCTTCTTTGCACTGCTTGGCGGATGTACGCTCGCGCCGACTTACGAGCGTCCGGCGGCGCCGGTGCCCACAACCTACGAAGCCGTGCCGCCGCGCGGCGACGCACAACTCGCGCTCGCCGCCCCGCTTTCGGCGCAGGCGGACTGGGCGGAGGTCTTCACCGATCCGCAATTGCAGGGGCTGATTCGCAAGGCGCTTGCACAGAATCGCGATCTGCGTCTCGCGTCGTTGCGCGTGCAGGAGGCTCGGGCGTTGTATGGCATCGAAGGTGCGAATCTGCTGCCGGGCGTGCAGGCGGGCGGCGCGTTCTCCCGTCAGCGCTACTCCGGCTCGGCCGGACTGCCCGAGGGCACGAGCAGTATGCCGGGCGGATATGTCGCGAACGACGTGCGGGCGATCGTGGGCGTGAGCGCGTTCGAGCTCGACTTCTTCGGGCGCGTGCGCAGTCTGCGTGACGCCGCATTGCAGGAGTATCTGGCGAGCGAAGAGGCGCAACGCGCCGCGCAGGTCAGCCTCGTGGCGGAAGTCGCGACAGCGTACATCGGTCTGATTGCCGCCAACGAGCAGAGCGCTTACGCGCTCAAGGTGCTGGCAGCGCGCGAGGCGGGCATGAAGGTGATTCGTCTGCGCGCCGAGCGCGGACTGATCGACGGTCTCGATCTCAACACGGAGACGACGCAGGTCGAGGTAGCGCGCGCCGCGTTTGCCGAGCGTGAGCGTCAACGCAGCGAGATCGTGCACGTGTTGCAGGTGCTGACCGGCGACGTGGCCACGCGGCCGTACACGCAGACGTCGCTCGACAGCGCGTTCGTCGTGCCGGTCGCCGCCGGGCTGCCGTCGTCGCTGCTGATGCGCCGTCCGGATATTCGTCTGGCCGAAGCCAGGCTGCGCGGCGCGAATGCCAACATCGGCGCAGCTCGCGCGGCGTTCTTCCCGTCCATCAAGCTGACGACGGAGATTGGCACGGCCAGTTCACGCTTTTCCGACTTGTTCGGTGCGGGCACCGGAGTGTGGTCGTTTCTGCCACAGATCACCGTGCCGATCTTCGAAGGCGGACGCAACATTCAGGGGCTGAATCTGGCGAACGTGCGCAAGGAAATGGCGGTGGTCTCGTATGAGCGCGCCATTCAGACGGCCTTCACCGAAGTCAACGACGCGCTCGCGGCGCAGCAACTGCTCGCCCGCCAGCTCGAAGCGCAGAAGCGGGTGTCGGACGGCGAGCGCGAGCGGCTGCACCTGGCGCAACGTCGCTATGCGAACGGCGTGGCGAGCTATCTGGAATTGCTCGACGCGCAACGCAGCGAGTTCCAGGCGGCGCAGCAGTTGATCGACGTGAAGCAGCGTGTGCTGATCAACCACGTGGCGCTGTACCGCGCGCTGGGGGGCGGCTGGACACCGCAGACCGAGGCGTCCTGA
- a CDS encoding DUF1656 domain-containing protein has protein sequence MSGEIDIYGVFVPMLLALMVVAFVLTGALRFVLARIGFYKLVWHRSLFNLAVYIIALGGIVAIARACQP, from the coding sequence ATGAGCGGCGAAATCGACATCTACGGCGTCTTCGTTCCGATGCTGCTGGCCCTGATGGTCGTGGCCTTCGTGCTCACGGGCGCGTTGCGCTTCGTACTCGCACGCATCGGCTTTTACAAGCTCGTCTGGCACCGTTCGTTATTCAACCTTGCTGTGTACATCATCGCGCTGGGCGGCATCGTCGCCATTGCGCGCGCCTGTCAACCATGA